In Burkholderia sp. NRF60-BP8, a single window of DNA contains:
- the leuA gene encoding 2-isopropylmalate synthase: MMRNPQDKYRPFEPVRLNGRRWPARTIERAPVWMSTDLRDGNQSLIEPMSIEQKLEFFEMLVAIGFKEIEVGFPSASQTDFDFVRKLIDEKRIPDDVTIEVLVQSREDLIARTFDALEGVPRAIVHLYNAVCPSFRRIVFGMSKDDVKALAIDGTRIIKEHAAARPDTQWTFQYSPETFSMTELTFAREICDAVAQTWRPTRDHKMIVNLPATVEAATPNVFADQIEWMDRNLAYRDSIVLSVHPHNDRGTAVAAAELALLAGADRIEGCLFGNGERTGNVDLVTLALNLYTQGIDPGLDFSDIDAVRRVVERCNQIPVHPRHPYAGDLVFTAFSGSHQDAIRKGFAQQRPDAMWEVPYLPIDPADLGRSYDAVIRVNSQSGKGGATFLLERGMGFTPTRRVQIEFSHAVQTLADASGEEVTGDAICALFAREFFETDGPAARHGDGARWQNREIAVAPAADATPDDAVRHFAAAFAAAAGVAIDVASCEHTRAADGRIAVSVGCRVGDAPLRHGVGMHADAASAALDAVVSAINRSAWHCADRRAAA; encoded by the coding sequence ATGATGCGCAATCCGCAAGACAAGTACCGTCCGTTCGAGCCCGTCCGCCTCAATGGCCGCCGCTGGCCCGCCCGCACCATCGAGCGTGCGCCCGTATGGATGAGCACCGATCTGCGCGACGGCAACCAGTCGCTGATCGAGCCGATGAGCATCGAGCAGAAGCTCGAGTTCTTCGAAATGCTGGTCGCCATCGGGTTCAAGGAGATCGAAGTCGGTTTTCCGTCGGCGTCGCAAACCGACTTCGATTTCGTCCGCAAGCTGATCGACGAGAAGCGGATTCCCGACGACGTGACCATCGAAGTGCTCGTGCAGTCGCGCGAAGACCTGATCGCGCGCACGTTCGACGCGCTCGAAGGCGTGCCGCGCGCGATCGTGCACCTGTACAACGCGGTCTGCCCGTCGTTCCGCCGCATCGTGTTCGGGATGTCGAAGGACGACGTGAAGGCGCTCGCGATCGACGGCACGCGCATCATCAAGGAACACGCGGCCGCGCGCCCCGATACGCAGTGGACGTTCCAGTACTCGCCGGAAACCTTCAGCATGACCGAGCTGACGTTCGCGCGCGAGATCTGCGACGCGGTCGCGCAGACGTGGCGCCCGACCCGCGACCACAAGATGATCGTCAACCTGCCGGCCACCGTCGAGGCCGCGACCCCGAACGTGTTCGCCGACCAGATCGAATGGATGGACCGCAACCTCGCGTATCGCGACAGCATCGTGCTGTCCGTGCATCCGCACAACGATCGCGGCACCGCGGTCGCGGCGGCCGAACTCGCGCTGCTCGCGGGCGCCGACCGGATCGAAGGCTGCCTGTTCGGCAACGGCGAGCGCACCGGCAACGTCGATCTCGTCACGCTCGCGTTGAACCTCTACACGCAAGGTATCGACCCGGGCCTCGATTTCTCCGACATCGACGCCGTGCGCCGCGTCGTCGAGCGCTGCAACCAGATCCCCGTGCATCCGCGCCATCCGTACGCGGGCGACCTCGTGTTCACCGCGTTCTCGGGCTCGCACCAGGACGCGATCCGCAAGGGCTTCGCGCAGCAGCGCCCCGACGCGATGTGGGAGGTGCCGTACCTGCCGATCGACCCGGCCGATCTCGGCCGCAGCTACGACGCGGTGATCCGCGTGAACAGCCAGTCCGGCAAGGGCGGCGCGACGTTCCTGCTCGAACGCGGGATGGGCTTCACGCCGACGCGCCGCGTCCAGATCGAGTTCAGCCATGCGGTGCAGACGCTCGCCGATGCATCGGGCGAGGAAGTGACGGGCGACGCGATCTGCGCGCTGTTCGCACGCGAATTCTTCGAGACCGACGGCCCGGCCGCGCGCCATGGCGACGGCGCGCGCTGGCAGAACCGAGAGATCGCGGTGGCGCCTGCCGCCGACGCGACGCCCGACGACGCCGTGCGACATTTCGCCGCGGCATTTGCGGCGGCCGCCGGCGTCGCGATCGACGTCGCGTCGTGCGAACACACGCGCGCCGCGGACGGCCGAATCGCGGTGTCGGTCGGCTGCCGGGTCGGCGACGCGCCGCTGCGGCACGGTGTCGGCATGCACGCCGATGCGGCAAGCGCGGCGCTCGATGCGGTCGTCAGCGCGATCAATCGCTCGGCGTGGCACTGTGCGGACCGCCGCGCGGCGGCCTGA
- a CDS encoding nuclear transport factor 2 family protein, which yields MAKVVDAIRALERDRFRAMVDGDGEALDALLSDKVFFVHTNGKRETKQQFIDAIVAGRRRYRQIEIQSQDVLPVGDETCVVTGRALIEMETNNGGLVFPIAYTSVHTHAQGRWCLFAWQATRCATET from the coding sequence ATGGCGAAGGTGGTCGATGCGATCCGCGCGCTCGAGCGCGATCGGTTCCGGGCGATGGTGGACGGCGACGGCGAGGCGCTCGACGCGCTGTTGTCGGACAAGGTGTTTTTCGTCCACACCAACGGCAAACGCGAAACCAAGCAGCAGTTCATCGACGCCATCGTCGCCGGCCGCCGCCGCTATCGCCAGATCGAAATCCAGTCGCAGGACGTGCTGCCGGTCGGCGACGAGACCTGCGTCGTCACCGGGCGCGCGTTGATCGAGATGGAAACGAACAACGGCGGCCTCGTCTTCCCGATTGCCTATACGTCCGTCCACACGCACGCCCAGGGCCGCTGGTGCCTGTTCGCGTGGCAGGCGACGCGGTGCGCGACCGAAACCTGA
- the pagL gene encoding lipid A 3-O-deacylase PagL, with protein sequence MNNKKNRRPRSRLVLHAMLAASLLGGSGAAFADRWGIQAGGGFSDRRGIDKADIGVVWDPGWNWWEIGGWHFAFVVEGHAGYWHTGGNVHGSIGEFGVTPMFRFIKSSGEIRPFIEAGGGVRLLTHPTISNNFSLSTAFQFAPTGGVGVQFGQRQQYQVGYRFEHVSNAGIKEPNPGINFHQFYLQYNF encoded by the coding sequence ATGAACAATAAGAAGAATCGCCGGCCCCGCAGCCGGCTGGTGCTGCATGCGATGCTGGCGGCATCTCTTCTGGGTGGATCGGGTGCGGCTTTCGCGGATCGATGGGGGATCCAGGCGGGCGGCGGGTTTTCGGATCGTCGCGGGATCGACAAGGCCGATATCGGCGTGGTGTGGGATCCGGGCTGGAACTGGTGGGAAATCGGCGGTTGGCACTTCGCGTTCGTCGTCGAAGGGCACGCCGGCTACTGGCACACGGGCGGCAACGTCCATGGCAGCATCGGCGAGTTCGGCGTCACGCCGATGTTCCGTTTCATCAAGAGTAGCGGGGAGATTCGCCCGTTCATCGAGGCGGGCGGCGGCGTCCGGCTTCTGACGCACCCGACGATCTCGAACAATTTCTCGCTGTCGACCGCGTTCCAGTTCGCGCCGACCGGCGGCGTGGGCGTGCAGTTCGGTCAACGGCAACAGTATCAGGTCGGCTACCGTTTCGAACATGTGTCTAACGCGGGTATCAAAGAGCCGAATCCTGGTATAAATTTCCACCAGTTCTACCTGCAGTACAACTTCTGA
- the rpoH gene encoding RNA polymerase sigma factor RpoH, producing MSNALTLPNTLSPTPAKAESAGSLALAAQSMLPGQLGNIDAYIQAVNRIPLLTAEEERRYATEFREDNNLDAARRLVLSHLRLVVSIARNYLGYGLPHGDLIQEGNIGLMKAVKRFDPAQNVRLVSYAIHWIKAEIHEYILRNWRMVKVATTKAQRKLFFNLRSHKKSMQAMTPEEIDGLAQELNVKREEVTEMETRLSGGDIALEGQVDDGEESYAPIAYLADSHNEPTAVLAARQRDMLQTDGIAQALDALDARSRRIIEARWLHVDDDGSGGSTLHDLAAEFGVSAERIRQIEASAMKKMRTALAEYA from the coding sequence GTGAGCAACGCCCTGACCCTCCCGAACACCCTGAGCCCGACGCCGGCCAAGGCCGAATCGGCAGGCTCGTTGGCGCTCGCAGCCCAATCGATGTTGCCCGGCCAGCTCGGCAACATCGACGCGTACATCCAGGCCGTCAACCGCATTCCGCTGCTGACCGCCGAGGAGGAACGCCGGTACGCAACCGAATTCCGCGAAGACAACAACCTCGACGCGGCGCGCCGCCTCGTGCTGTCGCACCTGCGTCTCGTCGTGTCGATCGCGCGCAACTATCTCGGCTACGGCCTGCCGCACGGCGACCTGATCCAGGAAGGCAACATCGGCCTGATGAAAGCCGTAAAGCGGTTCGACCCGGCGCAAAACGTGCGCCTGGTGTCGTACGCGATTCACTGGATCAAGGCCGAGATCCACGAGTACATCCTGCGCAACTGGCGCATGGTGAAGGTCGCGACGACGAAGGCGCAGCGCAAGCTGTTCTTCAACCTGCGCAGCCACAAGAAGAGCATGCAGGCGATGACGCCCGAGGAAATCGACGGCCTCGCGCAGGAGCTCAACGTCAAGCGCGAGGAAGTGACCGAGATGGAAACGCGCCTGTCGGGCGGCGACATCGCGCTCGAAGGGCAGGTGGACGACGGCGAGGAATCGTACGCGCCGATCGCCTACCTGGCCGACTCGCACAACGAGCCGACCGCCGTGCTCGCCGCGCGCCAGCGCGACATGCTGCAGACGGACGGCATCGCGCAGGCGCTCGACGCGCTCGACGCACGCAGCCGCCGCATCATCGAGGCGCGCTGGCTGCACGTCGACGACGACGGCTCGGGCGGCTCGACTCTGCACGATCTCGCCGCGGAGTTCGGCGTGTCGGCGGAACGTATCCGCCAGATCGAAGCGAGCGCGATGAAAAAAATGCGCACCGCCCTCGCCGAATACGCGTAA
- the cydP gene encoding cytochrome oxidase putative small subunit CydP — protein sequence MISINKEPASPSRPAGTIGWRARIAAWARGPTLARDITLVLIVKLILLMSLKYAFFNHPQAEHMSLPPAAVAEKLLSVPAPASTEGDHHDK from the coding sequence TTGATCTCGATCAATAAAGAGCCTGCATCGCCTTCGCGGCCGGCCGGCACGATCGGCTGGCGCGCGCGCATCGCCGCGTGGGCACGCGGACCGACCCTCGCCCGCGACATCACCCTGGTGCTGATCGTCAAGCTGATCCTCCTGATGTCGCTCAAATACGCATTCTTCAATCATCCGCAGGCCGAACACATGTCGTTGCCGCCTGCCGCCGTGGCCGAGAAGCTGCTCTCGGTGCCGGCGCCTGCATCTACCGAGGGAGACCACCATGATAAGTAG
- a CDS encoding cytochrome ubiquinol oxidase subunit I: MISSEVVDLSRLQFGITALYHFLFVPLTLGLSWLLVIMEAVYVMTGKQVYKDMTQFWGKLFGINFAMGVTTGITLEFQFGTNWSYYSHYVGDIFGVPLAVEGLMAFFLESTFVGLFFFGWNRLSKVKHLIVTFLVALGSNLSALWILVANGWMNNPVGAEFNYQTMRMELTSLFDVLFNPVAQVKFVHTVSAGYVTAAMFVLGVSSWYLLKKRDVDFALRSFAVAAGFGLAATLCVIVLGDESGYTTGEVQKMKLAAIESEWETQPAPASFTLIGIPNQAEQRTDYAIKIPYALGLIATRSIDEPVIGLRELAKHSEEHIRSGMVAYGALQKIKEGDTSDATRALFDQHKQYLGYGLMLKQFTPNVVDATPEQVKAAAQKTIPPVAPVFFSFRIMVFLGFLFLATFAAAFWFCARRELLQDNRRWFLRYAVWAIPLPWLAAEFGWVVAELGRQPWTIAGILPTHLSASSLQPSDLYLSLAGFIAFYTALFVIEIKLMFKYARLGPSSLHTGRYHHELAAAGERAAV, from the coding sequence ATGATAAGTAGCGAAGTCGTCGATCTGTCGCGTCTGCAGTTCGGCATCACGGCGCTCTACCACTTCCTGTTCGTGCCGCTGACGCTCGGCCTGTCCTGGCTGCTCGTCATCATGGAAGCGGTCTACGTGATGACCGGCAAACAGGTCTACAAGGACATGACCCAGTTCTGGGGCAAGCTGTTCGGGATCAATTTCGCGATGGGCGTGACGACCGGCATCACGCTCGAATTCCAGTTCGGCACGAACTGGTCGTACTACTCGCACTACGTCGGCGACATCTTCGGCGTGCCGCTCGCGGTCGAAGGCCTGATGGCGTTCTTCCTCGAATCGACGTTCGTCGGCCTGTTCTTCTTCGGCTGGAACCGCTTGTCGAAGGTCAAGCACTTGATCGTCACGTTCCTCGTCGCGCTGGGCTCGAACCTGTCGGCTCTGTGGATCCTCGTCGCGAACGGCTGGATGAACAATCCGGTCGGCGCCGAATTCAATTACCAGACGATGCGCATGGAGCTGACGAGCCTGTTCGACGTGCTGTTCAACCCGGTCGCGCAGGTGAAGTTCGTGCATACGGTGTCGGCCGGCTACGTGACGGCCGCGATGTTCGTGCTCGGCGTGTCGTCGTGGTACCTGCTGAAGAAGCGCGACGTCGACTTCGCGCTGCGCTCGTTCGCGGTCGCGGCCGGCTTCGGCCTCGCGGCGACGCTGTGCGTGATCGTGCTCGGCGACGAATCGGGCTATACGACCGGCGAAGTGCAGAAGATGAAGCTCGCCGCAATCGAATCCGAATGGGAAACGCAGCCGGCGCCCGCATCGTTCACGCTGATCGGCATTCCGAACCAGGCGGAACAGCGCACCGACTACGCGATCAAGATCCCGTATGCGCTCGGCCTGATCGCGACGCGCTCGATCGACGAGCCGGTGATCGGCCTGCGCGAGCTCGCGAAGCACAGCGAGGAGCACATCCGGAGCGGGATGGTTGCGTATGGCGCGCTGCAGAAGATCAAGGAAGGCGACACGAGCGACGCGACCCGCGCACTGTTCGACCAGCACAAGCAGTATCTCGGCTACGGGCTGATGCTCAAGCAGTTCACGCCGAACGTGGTCGACGCGACGCCCGAGCAGGTCAAGGCCGCCGCGCAGAAGACGATCCCGCCGGTCGCGCCCGTGTTCTTCTCGTTCCGGATCATGGTGTTCCTCGGCTTCCTGTTCCTCGCGACCTTCGCCGCCGCGTTCTGGTTCTGCGCGCGCCGCGAACTGCTGCAGGACAACCGCCGCTGGTTCCTCCGCTACGCGGTGTGGGCGATCCCGCTGCCGTGGCTCGCCGCGGAATTCGGCTGGGTCGTCGCCGAACTCGGCCGCCAGCCGTGGACCATCGCCGGCATCCTGCCGACGCACCTGTCCGCGTCGAGCCTGCAGCCGAGCGACCTGTACCTGAGCCTCGCCGGTTTCATCGCGTTCTACACCGCGCTGTTCGTCATCGAGATCAAGCTGATGTTCAAGTACGCGCGCCTCGGCCCGTCGTCGCTGCATACCGGCCGCTATCACCACGAACTCGCCGCTGCCGGCGAGCGGGCCGCAGTCTGA
- the cydB gene encoding cytochrome d ubiquinol oxidase subunit II, producing MDYATLKLIWWLLVGVLLIGFAVTDGFDMGATALLPFLGKTDEERRIIINTVGATWEGNQVWLITAGGAMFAAWPLVYAASFSGFYFAMLLVLFALFFRPVGFDYRSKRPDPRWRAGWDWGLFVGGFVPALVFGVAFGNLLQGVPFKFDSDLRVTYYGGFWALLNPFALLCGLVSLTMLVAHGAAFIKMKTDGAIARRASIALRVASLLAVVLFVLAGVLVASYIGGFHITHAAPTDTVANPLLKDVAAGSGLWLANYGDYPWMIAAPVAGIAGGVLALLLAGSKQEKTAFFCTGLMIVGVILTAGFSMFPFIMPSSLDPRSSLTVWDSTSSHMTLQVMLFAVIVFLPIILLYTSWVYRVMRGKVTHQTLEENKHSMY from the coding sequence ATGGACTATGCAACTCTCAAGCTGATCTGGTGGCTGCTCGTCGGCGTGCTGCTGATCGGCTTTGCCGTCACCGACGGCTTCGACATGGGCGCGACCGCGCTGCTGCCGTTCCTCGGCAAGACCGACGAGGAGCGCCGCATCATCATCAACACCGTCGGCGCGACGTGGGAAGGCAACCAGGTGTGGCTGATCACGGCCGGCGGCGCGATGTTCGCCGCGTGGCCGCTCGTCTACGCGGCGTCGTTCTCCGGCTTCTACTTCGCGATGCTGCTGGTGCTGTTCGCGCTGTTCTTCCGGCCGGTGGGTTTCGACTACCGCAGCAAGCGGCCCGACCCGCGCTGGCGCGCGGGCTGGGACTGGGGCCTGTTCGTCGGCGGCTTCGTGCCGGCGCTGGTGTTCGGCGTCGCGTTCGGCAACCTGCTGCAGGGCGTGCCGTTCAAGTTCGACAGCGACCTGCGCGTGACCTACTACGGCGGCTTCTGGGCGTTGCTGAATCCGTTCGCGCTGCTGTGCGGGCTCGTCAGCCTCACGATGCTCGTCGCGCACGGCGCCGCGTTCATCAAGATGAAGACCGACGGCGCGATCGCGCGCCGCGCGTCGATCGCGCTGCGCGTCGCGTCGTTGCTCGCGGTCGTGCTGTTCGTGCTGGCCGGCGTGCTGGTGGCCTCTTATATCGGCGGCTTCCACATCACCCATGCCGCGCCGACCGACACCGTCGCGAACCCGCTGCTCAAGGACGTCGCCGCCGGTTCGGGCCTGTGGCTCGCGAACTACGGCGACTATCCGTGGATGATCGCGGCGCCGGTCGCCGGCATCGCCGGCGGCGTGCTCGCGCTGCTGCTCGCCGGCTCGAAGCAGGAAAAGACGGCGTTCTTCTGCACCGGCCTGATGATCGTCGGCGTGATCCTGACCGCGGGCTTCTCGATGTTCCCGTTCATCATGCCGTCGTCGCTCGACCCGCGCAGCAGCCTGACCGTGTGGGATTCGACGTCGAGCCACATGACGCTGCAGGTGATGCTGTTCGCGGTGATCGTGTTCCTGCCGATCATCCTGCTCTACACGAGCTGGGTGTATCGCGTGATGCGCGGCAAGGTCACGCACCAGACGCTCGAAGAGAACAAGCACTCGATGTATTGA
- the cydX gene encoding cytochrome bd-I oxidase subunit CydX, giving the protein MWYFSWILGIGVALSFGIVNAMWLEARQKPQEAPVRARRD; this is encoded by the coding sequence ATGTGGTATTTCAGCTGGATTCTCGGTATCGGCGTCGCGCTGTCGTTCGGCATCGTCAACGCGATGTGGCTCGAAGCGCGGCAGAAGCCGCAGGAAGCGCCGGTGCGCGCGCGCCGCGACTGA
- a CDS encoding family 20 glycosylhydrolase, with amino-acid sequence MKSTLPSLIAGLLIAVLSPAAISAASTPASAVAGASTGGAQAAGLAALLSDGLALRVAVDNNHAAAAGVPCADLGADGAACATGRLILQNRGHQAIADGGWKLYLHSIRRLLRIDRPGFALRRLTGDLYELTPQPGSVRLAPGERIELPFVAEYWLLRYSDVIPRPYVVVDGAPPAVLRYDDTDNELRYVESLPADAQNNSTGNAPPVAARPDPGRALPSVKREQPLPGTLDLRGVELSLPDLPDAQVAALRERATTLGLDGARVPVRGALAPRRLPADLATPGGYRLAIGPRGVLIEGYDRAGLYYGVQTLYSLAPAGGGPIPAMLVEDAPRFTHRGMHVDLARNFKHPATLRRLIDQMSAYKLNRLHLHLSDDEGWRIEIPGLPELTEIGARRCHDPSETRCLLPQLGSGPDNRSGGGYLTRDDYVALVRYAAARFVQIIPEIDMPAHARAAVVTMEARYRRLHAAGREQEANAYRLLDPQDTTNLTTVQFYDRRSDLNPCVPGALNFASKVIREIAAMHADAQAPLQTWHYGGDEAKNIFLGGGFQPLNGTDPNKGRIDLAAQDKPWARSPACTALLQRGEIKSIDELPTRFAKQVSAAVDANGIGTMAAWQDGIKHANGPQDFSTRHVMVSLWDTVFWGASDSARDLSGKGYLTVLALPDYLYFDFPYTLNPRERGYYWGSHATDEYKVFSFAPENLPQNAEVMGDRDGNPFEVTGTGAAPRIEGMQGQAWGEVMRNDTFLEYMAYPRLLALAERAWHRADWELPYAAGVRFKRGDTHHVDIAALQRDWAGFATLLTQRELPKLDRAGVGYRKPTFTLTNP; translated from the coding sequence ATGAAATCTACCTTGCCCTCCCTCATTGCCGGTCTGCTGATCGCGGTGCTGTCGCCGGCCGCGATCTCGGCGGCGTCGACGCCGGCGTCGGCCGTCGCCGGCGCGAGCACCGGCGGCGCCCAGGCGGCTGGTCTCGCGGCGCTGCTGTCGGACGGCCTCGCGCTGCGCGTGGCCGTCGACAACAACCACGCGGCCGCGGCCGGCGTGCCGTGCGCCGATCTCGGCGCCGACGGCGCCGCCTGCGCGACGGGCCGCCTGATCCTGCAGAACCGCGGCCACCAGGCGATCGCCGACGGCGGCTGGAAGCTCTACCTGCACAGCATCCGCCGCCTGCTGCGGATCGATCGTCCGGGCTTCGCGCTGCGGCGGCTCACCGGCGACCTGTACGAACTGACGCCGCAGCCGGGCTCGGTGCGGCTCGCGCCCGGCGAGCGCATCGAGCTGCCGTTCGTCGCCGAATACTGGCTGCTGCGTTACAGCGACGTGATTCCGCGCCCGTATGTCGTCGTCGACGGCGCGCCGCCGGCCGTGCTGCGCTACGACGACACCGACAACGAACTGCGCTACGTCGAATCGCTGCCGGCCGACGCGCAGAACAACTCGACCGGCAACGCGCCGCCGGTGGCCGCCCGCCCCGATCCGGGCCGCGCGCTGCCGAGCGTGAAGCGCGAACAGCCGCTACCCGGCACGCTCGATCTGCGCGGCGTCGAACTCTCGCTGCCGGATCTGCCGGACGCCCAGGTCGCGGCGCTGCGCGAGCGTGCGACGACCCTCGGGCTCGACGGCGCGCGCGTGCCGGTTCGCGGCGCACTCGCGCCGCGCCGGCTGCCGGCCGACCTCGCGACACCGGGCGGCTACCGGCTCGCGATCGGGCCGCGCGGCGTGCTGATCGAAGGCTACGATCGCGCGGGCCTCTACTACGGCGTGCAGACGCTCTACTCGCTCGCGCCGGCCGGCGGCGGCCCGATCCCGGCGATGCTCGTCGAGGACGCGCCGCGCTTCACGCATCGCGGCATGCACGTCGATCTCGCGCGCAATTTCAAGCATCCGGCGACGCTGCGCCGCCTGATCGACCAGATGAGCGCGTACAAGCTCAACCGCCTGCACCTGCATCTGTCCGACGACGAAGGCTGGCGCATCGAGATTCCCGGCCTGCCCGAGCTGACCGAGATCGGCGCACGCCGCTGCCACGACCCGAGCGAGACGCGCTGCCTGCTGCCGCAGCTCGGCTCCGGCCCCGACAACCGCTCCGGCGGCGGCTACCTGACGCGCGACGACTACGTGGCGCTCGTGCGCTACGCGGCCGCGCGCTTCGTGCAGATCATCCCCGAGATCGACATGCCCGCGCATGCACGGGCGGCCGTCGTGACGATGGAGGCGCGCTACCGGCGGCTGCATGCGGCCGGCCGCGAGCAGGAAGCGAACGCGTATCGGCTGCTCGACCCGCAGGACACGACGAACCTGACGACGGTGCAGTTCTACGACCGGCGCAGCGATCTGAACCCGTGCGTGCCGGGCGCGCTCAACTTCGCGTCGAAGGTGATCCGCGAGATCGCGGCGATGCACGCGGACGCGCAAGCGCCGCTGCAGACCTGGCACTACGGCGGCGACGAAGCGAAGAACATCTTCCTCGGCGGCGGCTTCCAGCCGCTGAACGGCACCGACCCGAACAAGGGGCGCATCGATCTGGCCGCGCAGGACAAGCCGTGGGCGCGGTCGCCCGCGTGCACGGCGCTGCTCCAGCGCGGCGAGATCAAGTCGATCGACGAGTTGCCGACGCGTTTCGCGAAACAGGTGAGCGCGGCGGTCGACGCGAACGGGATCGGCACGATGGCCGCGTGGCAGGACGGCATCAAGCATGCGAACGGGCCGCAGGATTTCAGCACGCGCCACGTGATGGTGTCGCTGTGGGACACGGTCTTCTGGGGTGCGTCGGACAGCGCGCGCGACCTGAGCGGCAAGGGCTACCTGACGGTGCTCGCGCTGCCCGACTATCTGTACTTCGACTTCCCGTACACGCTCAATCCGCGCGAGCGCGGCTACTACTGGGGCTCGCACGCCACCGACGAGTACAAGGTGTTCTCGTTCGCGCCGGAGAACCTGCCGCAGAACGCCGAGGTGATGGGCGACCGCGACGGCAACCCGTTCGAGGTGACGGGCACGGGCGCCGCGCCGCGCATCGAAGGCATGCAAGGCCAGGCGTGGGGCGAAGTGATGCGCAACGACACCTTCCTCGAATACATGGCCTATCCGCGGCTGCTCGCGCTCGCCGAGCGCGCGTGGCACCGGGCCGACTGGGAGCTGCCGTATGCGGCCGGCGTGCGCTTCAAGCGCGGCGACACGCACCATGTCGACATCGCCGCGCTGCAGCGCGACTGGGCCGGCTTCGCGACGCTGCTCACGCAACGCGAATTGCCGAAGCTCGACCGCGCCGGCGTCGGCTACCGGAAGCCGACCTTCACGCTGACGAATCCGTGA